The following proteins are encoded in a genomic region of Sorangiineae bacterium MSr12523:
- a CDS encoding ABC transporter permease, producing MSGFWPIFKRELFAFFVTPIAWVQIFVFCLVQGMHFYLVIDHFASQPELAGDQTPLQAFFGNTVLLYIVLFLLVPPMTMRLFAEERRSGTIETLMSAPVSTPAVVLGKYLSALTVYAAMWLPTVAYLVILRRTGVVDWHVVAASYLGVVLVGAGYLSVGTLMSAITRTQFLALVGTAFVLLVLFILGVGEFVTPAGSTLHDICAHVSVWAQMNDFASGIVDSRRLVYDATLILLPLYATARVVDAWRWG from the coding sequence GTGAGCGGGTTCTGGCCGATTTTCAAGCGCGAGCTCTTCGCCTTTTTCGTCACGCCCATCGCGTGGGTGCAGATCTTCGTCTTCTGCCTCGTGCAGGGGATGCACTTCTACTTGGTCATCGACCATTTTGCGTCGCAGCCGGAGCTCGCGGGCGATCAGACGCCGCTGCAGGCCTTCTTCGGCAACACGGTGCTTCTCTACATCGTGCTCTTTCTGCTCGTGCCGCCCATGACCATGCGGCTCTTCGCCGAGGAGCGGCGCTCGGGCACCATCGAGACCTTGATGAGCGCTCCGGTCTCGACGCCGGCGGTCGTTCTCGGCAAGTACCTCTCGGCGCTCACGGTCTATGCGGCAATGTGGCTGCCGACCGTCGCCTACCTCGTGATTCTGCGGCGCACGGGCGTGGTCGATTGGCATGTGGTGGCGGCGAGCTACCTCGGCGTCGTGCTGGTGGGCGCGGGCTACCTCTCCGTGGGCACCTTGATGAGCGCCATCACGCGCACGCAGTTTCTGGCGCTGGTGGGCACCGCGTTCGTGCTCCTGGTGCTCTTCATCCTGGGCGTGGGTGAGTTCGTGACCCCTGCCGGAAGCACGCTGCACGACATCTGCGCGCACGTTTCGGTGTGGGCGCAGATGAACGACTTTGCCAGCGGCATCGTCGACTCGCGCAGGCTGGTCTACGACGCAACCTTGATCCTGCTGCCGCTCTACGCCACCGCCCGCGTGGTCGATGCGTGGAGGTGGGGATGA
- a CDS encoding DUF3293 domain-containing protein, with the protein MDQALLRQYISTVYELPTPDGPLRVSLDGDSATDPSMLPELLTRPFAVLTAYNPRSMLLPRKVNEGRHTVMRDLLILGCYRVEQCVGYDEEPDGTWREPSWLVHAMDRDEAVAFGRVFRQNTILVCHNSRPELIVTDPTCDDVGRVIVGTWRLRA; encoded by the coding sequence CCACGGTTTACGAGCTGCCCACGCCCGATGGCCCGCTTCGCGTTTCGCTCGATGGAGACTCCGCGACGGATCCCTCCATGCTTCCCGAGCTGCTCACGCGCCCCTTTGCCGTCCTCACGGCGTACAACCCGCGCTCGATGCTCCTGCCGCGCAAGGTGAACGAAGGCCGCCATACGGTCATGCGCGACCTGCTCATCCTCGGTTGCTACCGCGTCGAGCAGTGCGTCGGCTACGACGAGGAGCCCGATGGTACGTGGCGCGAGCCCTCGTGGCTGGTGCACGCGATGGATCGCGACGAGGCCGTGGCCTTCGGGCGCGTGTTCCGCCAGAACACGATCCTCGTGTGCCACAACTCCCGCCCCGAGCTGATCGTGACCGATCCCACGTGCGACGACGTTGGCCGCGTCATCGTGGGCACGTGGCGCCTCAGGGCCTAG
- a CDS encoding GldG family protein, with protein sequence MKKRVLDAGKSLQLAGIVAAAVLAIVLNVLAARHFRRWDWTSGKLYTLSTATLSTLRNLQEPVQIWVLLGGGDPLEQSVKQLLLSYTAETDKLDIHYIDPDRDFVALQDIRKRFNIDVDRTDQGRIVTDAIMVVARGDRHWFLLPGDMFEAAGEDTQAKPREEQAITGAIRSVLGGEKVKICFTTGHGELSLQQMGPDGLRVFRDILEKNNYEPVTIDTTEPNAYEPFKGCAVAIIARPQGPFAKDEEARLRTYLLEGGSLLATLGPINGTGENGMSPPGLADALAPFGIALDEDFVFEMAPRLAIPRTKNAQFVVTPKDHAVTAGLVPADASHQPPRVVMAIARSLHRVQADATISDLLVTSDEAFGRRSIAGAADWTDAPDKRPQDPGGPLVVAMASERAKIGPSAPHGPRVVVIGARSVMQEQDWTEPRATRGAAILVENAIAWLAAKPQILDVPAKAEVAAGIKISDAERSDVRNYVLLLLPGAVAFLGVAVALARRSTERRPRTREPGKADKSQKKGAS encoded by the coding sequence ATGAAAAAGAGAGTCCTCGACGCGGGCAAATCCCTCCAACTGGCCGGCATCGTCGCGGCCGCGGTGCTCGCGATCGTGCTCAACGTGCTCGCCGCGCGCCACTTCCGCCGCTGGGACTGGACCAGCGGCAAGCTTTACACCTTGAGCACGGCGACGCTCTCCACGTTGCGCAACCTGCAGGAGCCGGTGCAGATCTGGGTGCTCCTCGGCGGCGGCGATCCGCTCGAGCAGAGCGTCAAGCAGCTCCTTTTGAGCTACACGGCGGAGACGGACAAGCTCGACATCCACTACATCGATCCGGATCGCGACTTCGTGGCGCTGCAGGACATTCGCAAGCGCTTCAACATCGACGTCGATCGCACCGATCAGGGCCGCATCGTGACCGACGCCATCATGGTGGTCGCACGCGGCGACCGGCATTGGTTCCTTCTGCCGGGCGACATGTTCGAGGCGGCGGGCGAGGATACGCAGGCCAAGCCGCGCGAGGAGCAGGCCATCACCGGTGCGATCCGCAGCGTGCTCGGTGGCGAGAAGGTGAAGATCTGCTTCACCACCGGGCACGGCGAGCTGTCGCTCCAGCAGATGGGCCCCGATGGGCTGCGCGTCTTTCGCGACATCCTGGAGAAGAACAACTACGAGCCGGTGACCATCGACACCACCGAGCCCAACGCGTACGAGCCCTTCAAGGGCTGCGCGGTCGCCATCATCGCGCGGCCGCAGGGGCCGTTCGCCAAGGACGAAGAGGCGCGGCTGCGCACGTATCTGCTCGAGGGAGGAAGCTTGCTCGCGACCCTCGGGCCGATCAATGGCACGGGCGAAAACGGCATGAGCCCGCCCGGACTCGCCGACGCGCTCGCACCGTTCGGCATTGCGCTGGACGAGGACTTCGTCTTCGAGATGGCGCCGCGCCTGGCCATTCCGCGGACGAAAAATGCGCAATTCGTGGTGACCCCGAAGGATCACGCGGTGACGGCGGGGCTCGTGCCCGCGGATGCGTCGCATCAGCCTCCGCGCGTGGTGATGGCCATTGCGCGATCGCTCCACCGGGTGCAGGCCGATGCGACCATCTCCGATCTGTTGGTGACCAGCGACGAGGCCTTCGGGAGGCGCAGCATCGCGGGCGCGGCCGATTGGACCGATGCGCCGGACAAGCGGCCGCAGGATCCGGGCGGGCCGCTGGTGGTGGCCATGGCCTCCGAGCGCGCGAAGATCGGACCTTCGGCTCCGCACGGCCCGCGCGTGGTGGTCATCGGAGCGCGCAGCGTGATGCAGGAGCAAGATTGGACCGAGCCGAGGGCCACCCGCGGTGCGGCGATCCTCGTGGAGAATGCCATCGCGTGGCTCGCGGCCAAGCCGCAGATTCTCGACGTGCCGGCCAAGGCCGAGGTGGCCGCGGGGATCAAGATCAGCGACGCGGAGCGCTCGGACGTGCGCAATTACGTCTTGTTGCTGCTGCCCGGTGCGGTGGCGTTCCTCGGTGTGGCCGTGGCGCTGGCGCGGCGCTCGACCGAACGGCGCCCCCGCACCCGCGAGCCGGGCAAGGCCGACAAGTCTCAAAAGAAAGGTGCTTCGTGA
- a CDS encoding 5-formyltetrahydrofolate cyclo-ligase, whose product MRGLRAATPESACAERSARIVARLRERPELGSARGVALFWPITTRHEVDLRALDAELRAKNVRLYYPAIDPESLVMTFKEVRDVATLEEAGFGFAEPPADAYVPAAGEIDVIVVPALAVDAAGYRIGYGKGYYDQALPRFAPPAVTMAVAFDFQLISEVPVTQGDVSVDWVVTDARLFRAGQGGD is encoded by the coding sequence ATGCGCGGCCTCCGGGCGGCCACGCCCGAGAGTGCGTGCGCCGAACGATCCGCGCGCATCGTGGCGCGCCTGCGGGAGCGGCCGGAGCTCGGGTCGGCCCGCGGGGTCGCCCTCTTCTGGCCCATCACCACGCGGCACGAGGTCGATCTGCGCGCGCTCGACGCGGAGCTTCGGGCGAAAAATGTGCGTCTTTATTACCCGGCCATCGATCCGGAGTCGCTCGTCATGACCTTCAAAGAGGTGCGCGACGTGGCCACCCTCGAGGAGGCCGGTTTTGGCTTTGCCGAGCCCCCGGCCGACGCCTACGTGCCCGCCGCGGGGGAAATCGACGTGATCGTGGTGCCGGCGTTGGCGGTCGACGCGGCGGGGTATCGTATCGGCTACGGCAAGGGCTATTATGATCAGGCCCTCCCGCGTTTTGCACCCCCCGCCGTGACCATGGCCGTGGCTTTCGATTTTCAGCTCATTTCCGAAGTCCCGGTGACCCAAGGCGACGTGTCCGTCGATTGGGTCGTGACCGACGCGCGCCTTTTTCGCGCCGGGCAGGGTGGAGACTAG
- a CDS encoding DUF4340 domain-containing protein, with product MKVKGGVRRHLTSIVFIVAAVLVSIYAYVVDRGKVSDPERNQRGAALFPAFRRDEISRIELTGPSENLVLERGTAGQAEQADWRMASPVPAAAEPSAVEALLGALDGGNVIRRAEGQNFDKPRLRGTIAMGKVIYRFALGGEAPVPEGAAYLQLDGEGSFVVGRDLVTQLLKAADTYRERTIVPYLSIALRRLEVRAGETWAIERVDEVSFRWAPPQEGRISRDGIDRVWKALAETRADVFISDAEAERGQEQTTPVIVVMTPKDAGKPPGELAVGGVCPGHPEDVIVVRRSPTRLSACAPKMVLDGLGTPKADLADKHLFAARFDEVEELVLESLDPGGPKLEMARMGSGWHERSPEDRELSKDEVEMANTLVSQLVRGEGRLIDAAKETTAFTPRLRAVIGRAESQVREEVQLDRTPKSRAVPGAVSLADEFLVKRTADGALLAIDRELERKLEPRATALRGRELWTPPLEGKEVASVAARCTRGIEQELVREGTSFIMRKPAGYPADNGGALDLFEAVAHTKAESWVADADDGTFGLAEGCRIDVGVKDTTGTRNESLLLGRDAENGVYAQIAGRAPVFVAPKALKDMAARPLVDRNAFFIDPPKLTAVTLKRGDKSLTGTEPIFQAFSRLRAEEVSHLGPARPDEGFGSPSLEVRASVGTDAGPRTSRFVFGRATLLRDQKVYFARIEGIDATFLVAKERLDPFLDAF from the coding sequence GTGAAGGTGAAGGGCGGCGTACGCCGGCATCTGACGTCCATCGTCTTCATCGTCGCGGCGGTCCTCGTGTCGATTTATGCGTACGTGGTCGATCGCGGCAAGGTGAGCGATCCCGAGCGCAACCAGCGCGGTGCCGCGCTTTTTCCGGCGTTTCGTCGCGACGAGATCTCGCGCATCGAGCTCACGGGTCCGAGCGAGAACCTGGTGCTGGAGCGCGGCACAGCGGGGCAAGCGGAGCAAGCCGATTGGCGCATGGCCTCCCCCGTGCCTGCCGCCGCGGAGCCTTCCGCCGTGGAGGCGCTGCTCGGCGCCCTCGATGGCGGCAACGTGATCCGTCGCGCCGAGGGGCAGAATTTCGACAAGCCGCGCCTGCGCGGAACCATCGCGATGGGCAAAGTGATCTACCGATTTGCCCTGGGTGGCGAGGCGCCGGTTCCGGAGGGTGCCGCGTATTTGCAGCTCGATGGCGAGGGCTCCTTCGTCGTCGGGCGCGACTTGGTGACGCAGCTCCTGAAAGCGGCGGATACGTACCGCGAGCGCACGATCGTGCCGTACCTCTCGATTGCGCTCCGGCGCCTCGAGGTCCGGGCCGGCGAAACGTGGGCCATCGAGCGGGTCGACGAGGTGAGCTTTCGATGGGCGCCTCCGCAAGAGGGCCGCATCTCGCGCGATGGAATCGACCGCGTGTGGAAGGCGCTCGCCGAGACGCGCGCGGACGTCTTCATTTCCGATGCGGAGGCCGAGCGCGGGCAAGAGCAGACGACCCCCGTCATCGTGGTGATGACGCCGAAGGACGCGGGCAAGCCCCCGGGCGAACTCGCCGTGGGCGGCGTGTGCCCGGGGCACCCGGAAGACGTCATCGTCGTGCGGCGCTCGCCGACGCGGCTTTCGGCGTGTGCGCCCAAAATGGTTCTCGATGGATTGGGCACCCCGAAGGCGGATTTGGCCGACAAGCACCTGTTCGCGGCCCGCTTCGACGAGGTGGAAGAATTGGTCCTCGAGTCCCTGGATCCGGGCGGCCCGAAGCTCGAAATGGCGCGCATGGGCAGCGGCTGGCACGAGCGCTCTCCGGAAGACCGCGAGCTCTCCAAGGATGAAGTCGAGATGGCCAACACGCTCGTGAGCCAACTGGTGCGCGGCGAGGGGCGGTTGATCGATGCCGCCAAGGAAACGACGGCGTTCACCCCGCGCCTGCGCGCGGTCATCGGGCGCGCGGAGAGCCAGGTGCGCGAAGAGGTGCAGCTCGATCGCACGCCGAAGTCGCGCGCGGTACCGGGCGCGGTGTCGCTGGCCGACGAGTTCCTGGTGAAGCGCACCGCCGACGGTGCGCTCTTGGCCATCGACCGCGAGCTCGAGCGCAAGCTCGAACCGCGTGCGACCGCACTGCGCGGTCGCGAACTCTGGACGCCGCCGCTCGAGGGCAAGGAGGTCGCTTCCGTGGCCGCCCGCTGCACGCGCGGCATCGAGCAGGAACTCGTGCGCGAGGGCACGTCGTTCATCATGCGCAAGCCCGCAGGCTACCCGGCGGACAACGGCGGCGCGCTCGATCTGTTCGAGGCCGTGGCCCACACCAAGGCCGAAAGCTGGGTCGCCGATGCCGACGACGGCACCTTCGGCCTCGCCGAGGGATGCCGCATCGACGTGGGCGTCAAGGACACGACCGGCACGCGCAACGAATCGCTCCTCCTCGGCCGCGACGCCGAAAACGGCGTCTATGCGCAAATCGCGGGGCGTGCCCCCGTCTTCGTAGCCCCCAAGGCCCTCAAGGACATGGCGGCGCGGCCGCTGGTCGATCGCAACGCCTTCTTCATCGATCCGCCCAAGCTCACCGCGGTGACCCTCAAGCGAGGTGACAAGAGCCTCACCGGCACCGAGCCCATCTTCCAAGCCTTCTCCAGGCTGCGCGCCGAGGAGGTGAGCCACCTCGGTCCCGCGCGCCCGGACGAGGGCTTCGGCTCGCCCTCCCTCGAGGTGCGCGCCAGCGTGGGGACGGACGCAGGCCCCCGCACGTCGCGTTTCGTCTTCGGCCGCGCCACCTTGCTGCGCGACCAAAAAGTGTACTTTGCACGCATCGAAGGCATCGATGCGACGTTCCTCGTCGCCAAGGAGCGCCTCGACCCATTCCTGGACGCGTTCTAG
- the rny gene encoding ribonuclease Y — translation MLPISVEPLYLILSGTALAAAAAYGLARSKYQEAFLQEVREREPRIDRARAEERERYDKLARETREQLETARDEAEELRRSLDAARQNAETARQVATVEAREMALRAIEEVKEEARKLVEEAEGHAETAEKRAQTLEKGAAQKEEHLQKKEEELEKLEQALLAKETSAIQMQRQAAELVNARRARLEALAGLSGEQARQTLMSEVMHDVREDMAREVKAIEEAARTEAESRAKRVLGIAIQRYAGESVQERAVTTVHLPSDDMKGRIIGREGRNIRALQEACGLDIIIDETPETILISGFDPVRREVARVALERLVQDGRIQPSRIEEEVARAQQEVEKMLEQMAERAMIDLGVLQVHPEIQKLLGRLHHRYSLGQNVLRHSSETGFLTGMMAVELGLDERIARRAGFLHDIGKALSHEQEGGHAVIGGKFARKYGEDPIVINAIAAHHEDEPVTSVYTHLVTAADALSGARPGARREVLEGYMKRLHDLEQISSRFIGVERAYALQAGREVRVIVEPSEVSDAEAVLLAREISKRIEKEMSYPGQIRVTVIRETRAIDYAK, via the coding sequence GTGCTGCCGATCAGCGTCGAGCCGCTCTATCTGATCCTCTCCGGCACCGCGCTCGCGGCGGCAGCCGCCTACGGGTTGGCCCGTTCGAAGTACCAAGAAGCCTTCCTCCAAGAGGTGCGCGAGCGCGAGCCGCGGATTGACCGGGCCCGCGCCGAGGAGCGGGAGCGCTACGACAAGCTGGCGCGCGAAACGCGCGAGCAACTGGAAACCGCGCGCGACGAGGCGGAGGAACTGCGTCGCTCGCTCGATGCTGCACGCCAAAACGCAGAGACCGCGCGCCAGGTCGCCACCGTCGAGGCGCGCGAAATGGCTTTGCGGGCGATCGAAGAGGTGAAGGAGGAAGCGCGCAAGCTGGTGGAAGAGGCCGAGGGCCATGCCGAGACCGCGGAAAAGCGCGCGCAGACTCTGGAAAAAGGGGCTGCCCAAAAAGAAGAGCACCTGCAAAAGAAGGAAGAGGAGCTCGAGAAGCTGGAACAAGCGCTCTTGGCGAAGGAGACGAGCGCCATCCAGATGCAGCGCCAGGCCGCGGAGCTGGTGAACGCGCGCCGCGCGCGGCTGGAGGCGCTGGCGGGGCTGAGCGGCGAACAGGCGCGGCAAACGCTCATGTCCGAGGTGATGCACGACGTGCGCGAGGACATGGCCCGCGAGGTGAAGGCCATCGAGGAGGCCGCGCGCACGGAGGCAGAGTCCCGCGCCAAGCGCGTTTTGGGCATCGCCATCCAGCGCTACGCGGGCGAGAGCGTGCAAGAGCGCGCGGTCACCACCGTGCATTTGCCCAGCGACGACATGAAGGGCCGGATCATTGGCCGCGAAGGTCGCAACATCCGCGCGCTGCAAGAGGCTTGCGGGCTGGACATCATCATCGACGAAACGCCCGAGACGATTCTCATCAGCGGCTTCGATCCCGTGCGGCGTGAAGTCGCGCGCGTGGCACTCGAGCGCCTCGTTCAGGACGGCCGCATCCAGCCTTCGCGCATCGAGGAAGAGGTCGCGCGCGCGCAGCAAGAAGTGGAGAAGATGCTCGAGCAGATGGCCGAGCGCGCGATGATCGACCTGGGCGTTCTCCAGGTGCATCCGGAGATTCAAAAGCTGCTCGGGCGTCTGCACCACCGGTATTCGCTGGGGCAGAACGTTTTGCGGCATTCGTCCGAGACGGGTTTTCTCACGGGCATGATGGCCGTCGAGTTGGGACTCGACGAGCGGATCGCGCGCCGGGCGGGCTTTCTGCACGACATCGGCAAGGCCCTGAGCCACGAGCAGGAGGGCGGACACGCGGTCATCGGCGGTAAGTTCGCGCGCAAATACGGCGAGGACCCCATCGTGATCAACGCCATTGCGGCGCACCACGAAGACGAGCCGGTCACCAGCGTGTACACGCATTTGGTGACCGCGGCCGACGCCCTGAGCGGCGCCCGCCCCGGCGCCCGCCGCGAAGTCCTCGAGGGCTACATGAAGCGCCTCCACGATCTAGAACAGATCTCCTCCCGCTTCATCGGGGTAGAACGCGCCTACGCGCTGCAAGCCGGCAGAGAGGTGCGCGTCATCGTCGAACCCAGCGAGGTAAGCGACGCCGAAGCTGTGCTCTTGGCCCGCGAGATCTCGAAGAGAATTGAGAAAGAGATGAGTTACCCCGGCCAGATTCGGGTAACCGTCATTCGAGAGACAAGAGCGATCGATTACGCGAAATAG
- a CDS encoding formylglycine-generating enzyme family protein, whose amino-acid sequence MISVRGPVLVALCAGFVAILAGSAPLRAEDAEMLPVPGGTFTMGADRGGQDDEHPAHAVTLKPFLLDRTEVTHAAYAECVAAHACRPADANIATRSHAARESLFHGPRQPINGVSWDDAHAYCAWRGKRLPREAEYERAIRGDDGRKFPWGNQPATPELTVFGRDLGRQATDDVGSHPKGKGPYGHDDLAGNVWEWMEDEYDPIAYTRPTASEGKPGSCPEILAALNKLREEGKQGFTGSNPIPRICERVLRGGAYNYDGPSLRSTNRVHHPGTYRLVMTGFRCAKDGA is encoded by the coding sequence GTGATTTCGGTTCGCGGGCCTGTTCTTGTTGCGCTTTGCGCGGGCTTCGTGGCCATCTTGGCCGGCTCCGCCCCCCTTCGAGCGGAAGACGCGGAGATGCTGCCTGTTCCTGGCGGAACCTTCACCATGGGCGCCGATCGCGGAGGGCAGGACGACGAGCATCCGGCCCACGCGGTCACGTTGAAGCCTTTTCTGCTCGACCGAACCGAGGTCACGCACGCCGCCTACGCGGAATGCGTCGCCGCCCACGCGTGCCGGCCTGCGGATGCGAACATCGCCACCCGCTCGCACGCCGCGCGCGAGTCGCTCTTTCATGGGCCGCGGCAGCCCATCAACGGCGTGAGCTGGGACGACGCGCACGCGTACTGCGCCTGGCGCGGCAAACGCCTTCCGCGCGAGGCGGAGTACGAGCGCGCCATCCGCGGCGACGACGGCCGCAAATTTCCCTGGGGCAACCAGCCGGCCACCCCCGAGCTCACCGTCTTCGGGCGCGATCTCGGGCGCCAAGCCACCGACGACGTGGGGTCGCACCCCAAGGGCAAAGGCCCTTACGGCCACGACGATCTCGCGGGCAACGTGTGGGAATGGATGGAGGACGAGTACGATCCCATCGCGTACACGCGCCCCACGGCCAGTGAGGGCAAGCCGGGAAGCTGCCCCGAGATCCTCGCCGCGCTGAACAAGCTTCGCGAGGAGGGCAAGCAAGGCTTCACGGGGTCGAACCCCATTCCGCGCATCTGCGAGCGCGTTCTACGCGGCGGTGCCTACAACTACGACGGCCCGAGCCTGCGCAGCACCAACCGCGTGCACCACCCGGGCACCTACCGCCTCGTCATGACCGGCTTCCGCTGCGCCAAAGACGGGGCGTAG
- a CDS encoding DNA adenine methylase gives MQALTPKPIVKWAGGKSRLLPELQSRVRVARGGIRTYAEPFAGGAALFFALAGERLEGKRKRGPFERAVLSDRNEDLVACYRAVRDDVDSVIEALGQYRYEAELYYATRDLDPSHMSDVERGARLIFLNRTCFNGLWRVNASGKFNVPFGRHANPRILDKERLEAASRALQGVDIEVGDFCETTRPLGEGDFVYFDPPYVPVSETADFTSYASGGFGPDDQARLVAEFSALRERGVRAMLSNADTEETRALYADFAVHVVRAPRLINRDATKRGETNELLVLNWGRRGLFE, from the coding sequence GTGCAAGCACTGACGCCGAAGCCGATCGTGAAATGGGCCGGTGGCAAATCGCGCTTGCTTCCTGAATTGCAGAGCAGAGTGCGCGTCGCCCGCGGCGGGATCCGTACGTACGCCGAGCCCTTCGCCGGCGGCGCCGCCCTGTTCTTCGCCCTGGCAGGCGAGCGGCTCGAAGGAAAACGAAAACGGGGCCCTTTCGAACGGGCCGTTTTGTCCGACCGAAACGAAGATTTGGTCGCATGCTACCGTGCCGTACGCGACGATGTAGACTCCGTCATCGAAGCTCTGGGCCAGTACCGGTACGAAGCCGAGCTTTATTACGCAACGCGGGATCTGGACCCGTCGCACATGAGCGACGTGGAGCGCGGCGCACGCCTCATTTTTCTCAATCGCACCTGCTTCAATGGTCTGTGGCGGGTAAACGCGAGCGGAAAATTCAACGTACCCTTCGGGCGGCACGCCAATCCGCGCATTCTCGACAAGGAACGGCTCGAGGCCGCTTCGCGGGCGCTTCAGGGCGTGGACATCGAGGTGGGCGACTTCTGCGAGACCACACGCCCCCTCGGCGAGGGCGACTTCGTCTATTTCGATCCGCCGTACGTTCCCGTTTCGGAGACGGCCGACTTCACGAGCTACGCCTCGGGCGGATTCGGCCCGGACGATCAGGCGCGCCTCGTCGCCGAGTTCAGCGCGCTGCGCGAACGCGGCGTGCGCGCCATGCTCTCCAACGCCGACACCGAAGAGACGCGCGCGCTCTACGCCGACTTTGCGGTGCACGTGGTGCGCGCCCCGCGCCTCATCAACCGCGACGCCACCAAGCGCGGCGAAACCAACGAGCTCCTGGTCCTGAACTGGGGCCGCCGCGGCCTGTTCGAATAG
- a CDS encoding ABC transporter ATP-binding protein has protein sequence MISVSHLVKHYGSHVAVDDVSFRVEKGQIVGFLGPNGAGKSTTLRILSGFLGMTSGKVEICGHDIEEASLEARRSVGYMPEAVPLYPEMRVVEYLTFRAELKGVARAKRRAHVDDAMEKASVFDVANTLIGKLSKGYRQRVGLADALVANPPLLILDEPTAGLDPNQIRQVRELIAGLSGEHTVLLSTHILSEVEQSCDRVILIAKGKLLAEGKTADIRKMRRPTALDITVRGDGQAAARVLKAIQGVAKVKEATAKQEDSASFQVTWAKKLPDADIEQTIEAAVSALVAAGLGVREVRPVGSSLEDVFTELTRGPAPEEPS, from the coding sequence GTGATTTCCGTCTCCCACCTCGTCAAGCACTACGGGTCCCACGTCGCGGTGGACGATGTCTCGTTTCGCGTGGAAAAAGGCCAAATCGTCGGCTTTCTGGGCCCCAACGGCGCCGGCAAAAGCACCACGTTGCGCATCCTCTCGGGCTTTCTCGGAATGACGTCGGGCAAGGTCGAGATTTGCGGGCACGACATCGAGGAGGCCTCGCTCGAGGCGCGCCGCTCGGTCGGCTACATGCCCGAGGCCGTGCCGCTCTACCCCGAGATGCGCGTCGTGGAGTACCTGACCTTTCGCGCCGAGCTCAAAGGCGTGGCCCGCGCCAAGCGCCGCGCTCATGTCGACGACGCCATGGAGAAGGCCAGCGTCTTCGACGTGGCCAACACGCTCATCGGCAAGCTCTCCAAGGGCTACCGCCAGCGGGTCGGGCTCGCAGATGCTCTGGTGGCGAATCCGCCGCTGCTCATTTTGGACGAGCCCACGGCCGGGCTCGACCCGAACCAGATCCGGCAAGTGCGCGAGCTCATCGCCGGGCTCTCGGGCGAACACACCGTGCTCCTGTCCACCCATATCCTGAGCGAGGTCGAGCAAAGCTGCGATCGCGTGATCCTCATCGCGAAGGGCAAGCTCCTCGCCGAGGGCAAGACCGCGGACATCCGCAAAATGCGCCGGCCCACCGCGCTCGACATCACCGTGCGCGGCGATGGGCAAGCCGCAGCGCGCGTGCTGAAGGCCATCCAGGGCGTGGCCAAGGTGAAAGAGGCAACGGCGAAGCAGGAGGACTCCGCGAGCTTTCAGGTCACATGGGCGAAGAAGCTCCCCGACGCCGACATCGAACAGACCATCGAGGCCGCCGTTTCGGCATTGGTGGCTGCGGGACTCGGCGTGCGTGAGGTGCGGCCGGTGGGCAGCTCGCTCGAGGACGTTTTCACCGAACTGACGCGCGGACCCGCACCGGAGGAGCCGTCGTGA